In Sphaeramia orbicularis chromosome 1, fSphaOr1.1, whole genome shotgun sequence, a genomic segment contains:
- the sh2d3a gene encoding breast cancer anti-estrogen resistance protein 3 isoform X1 — protein MNNRSIAWWLRQIGLPQYTKTLESEYYGLEGLLNVTDEELKDAGIEDPAHRDTMLSQLARHRQTLDPRSGVKKERRVSRKYSLGSSMDLVKPGKDLFRQSVLPRLQRADKKHRLSASCSQLRPLTEDNAISDIDHHQDSKRSKRRSVSAYLSQLKVFGGRREMDSMKKELEEELKLSTDDVRSHAWFHGPISRESAEALLEKEGDFLVRESSSAPGDYVLSCFWKNDPMHFKIIRVVLRPKKGYSRELFQFEEDRFDNVPALIRYYVGGRRPISQASRAVIFHPITRTLPLRVITERQANSKSNRETQSERNKRLSFSSTHVDTLQVINPLLRCGSQPANLENVGRRPSLQSAQSDSNLRAGIPQNSPSEDIGPAPISPVFRTGSEPLLSPRPRHTRPLPPGGGVTLRGSDGQLHSRAPPKPLRVSAVFPNAVPPPPTDRDDDPSSFYDELVIQVPQTQRRGHVDRLRAEEKWQSRARLTETSFGFLEAQSNEASSQLPFEKHLLKAAEEEDDWHFERPHVESSSCFQLDQFESLLLPENNRPLESSVLLSLKELFNRADANTTALHMLSVDCQVARVIGVTPEQKRMMGVGSGLELITLPHGHQLRQDLLERHHLLALGVAVDILGCTGTVSQRATCVHKLILLAQALKEHAHNLFSFSAMMKALEMPQITRLEMTWRALRRNHTESAVLFEKTLKPFMNSLNEGDDSVIQGPITIPHLVPLLMVMEGEDPVENSERGCQLLYNVLQSARSVALHAKEYQQHAHSLLTGGWEPIPELLEAFRTEFALRLFWGQSGAEADQKERYEKFDKILCVLSDKLEPVEITPQQPDP, from the exons ATGAATAATCGCTCCATCGCTTGGTGGCTGAGACAAATCGGCCTCCCCCAGTACACAAAGACCCTGGAGAGTGAATATTATGGTCTGGAG GGTTTGTTGAATGtaacagatgaagaactgaagGACGCAGGGATAGAGGATCCAGCTCACAGAGACACTATGCTCAGCCAGCTTGCAAGACATCGACAGACACTCGACCCACGCTCAG GTGTTAAAAAGGAGCGCAGAGTGAGCCGAAAATATTCCCTGGGGTCATCAATGGACCTG GTGAAGCCAGGAAAGGATCTGTTTCGCCAGAGCGTTCTTCCCCGCCTCCAGCGTGCGGACAAAAAGCACCGCCTCTCTGCCTCCTGCTCCCAGCTCCGCCCCCTGACAGAGGACAACGCTATCAGTGACATAGACCACCACCAGGACAGCAAGCGCAG CAAGAGAAGGAGTGTCAGCGCATACCTCAGCCAGCTGAAG GTGTTTGGTGGTCGCAGAGAGATGGATTCAATGAagaaagagctggaggaggagctgaagctCAGCACTGATGATGTGAGGAGCCATGCATGGTTCCATGGACCAATCAGCAGAGAG TCTGCAGAGGCTCTGTTGGAGAAAGAAGGAGACTTCCTGGTCCGTGAGTCAAGTTCTGCTCCTGGTGACTACGTTTTGAGCTGTTTTTGGAAGAACGATCCAATGCACTTTAAGATCATACGAGTAGTTCTTCGGCCCAAAAAG GGCTACTCGCGGGAGCTGTTCCAGTTTGAGGAGGATCGCTTTGACAATGTTCCTGCTCTGATCCGGTACTATGTTGGCGGGCGTCGGCCCATCTCCCAGGCCTCCCGTGCTGTGATCTTCCACCCAATCACACGGACTCTTCCTCTTCGTGTCATCACTGAGCGACAGGCAAACAGCAAAAGTAACAGGGAGACACAATCTGAGCGCAACAAAAGACTCAGCTTCAGCTCTACACATGTTGACACACTGCAGGTCATCAATCCACTGCTAAG GTGTGGAAGTCAGCCTGCGAACTTGGAGAATGTGGGTCGTAGGCCGTCACTTCAGTCAGCACAATCTGACAGCAATCTACGAGCAG GTATTCCACAGAACAGTCCATCAGAGGACATTGGCCCCGCTCCCATCTCCCCAGTATTTCGTACAGGTAGCGAACCCTTGCTGAGCCCACGGCCACGGCATACACGGCCATTGCCTCCAG GAGGTGGTGTGACTTTGCGAGGTTCAGATGGACAACTACACTCCAGAGCTCCTCCTAAACCTCTCAGAGTCTCTGCTGTCTTCCCCAATGCGGTCCCCCCTCCACCCACAGACCGAGATGACGACCCCTCCTCGTTCTATGATGAGCTGGTCATTCAG gTGCCACAGACCCAGCGAAGGGGTCACGTGGATCGACTGCGTGCAGAAGAGAAGTGGCAGAGTCGGGCACGCCTCACAGAGACTTCCTTTGGCTTCCTGGAGGCGCAGAGCAATGAGGCGTCGTCCCAGCTGCCGTTTGAGAAACATCTCCTAAAGGCAGCAGAGGAAGAGGACGACTGGCATTTTGAGCGACCACAT GTGGAGTCGTCCTCCTGCTTCCAGTTGGATCAGTTTGAGTCGCTGCTTTTACCGGAGAACAACCGACCTCTGGAATCCAGCGTCCTGTTGTCACTCAAAGAGCTCTTCAACCGTGCTGATGCCAACACTACtgctctgcacatgctcagtgttgaCTGCCAG GTGGCACGTGTCATTGGAGTTACACCTGAGCAAAAGAGGATGATGGGAGTTGGATCTGGGCTGGAGCTTATCACTCTGCCACACGGGCACCAGTTACGACAGGATCTGTTGGAGAG GCATCATCTCTTAGCTCTGGGAGTTGCCGTGGACATCCTGGGCTGCACAGGGACTGTCAGCCAGAGGGCGACTTGTGTACATAAATTAATCTTATTGGCTCAGGCTCTTAAAGAACATGCCCACAACCTGTTCTCCTTCTCCGCCATGATGAAAGCTCTAGAAATGCCTCAG atAACGCGGCTGGAGATGACGTGGAGAGCCCTTAGGAGGAACCACACCGAGAGTGCAGTTTTGTTTGAGAAGACACTTAAACCCTTTATGAACTCACTCAATGAGGGAGATG ACTCTGTGATCCAGGGTCCCATAACCATCCCACATCTGGTGCCTCTGCTGATGGTGATGGAGGGCGAGGACCCGGTGGAGAACAGTGAGCGAGGCTGTCAGCTCCTCTACAATGTCCTCCAATCAGCTCGCAGTGTTGCACTCCACGCCAAAGAATATCAGCAGCATGCACACTCTCTGCTCACAG GAGGCTGGGAGCCGATTCCTGAGCTGCTCGAGGCTTTCCGGACAGAGTTTGCACTGCGGCTCTTCTGGGGTCAATCTGGGGCAGAGGCGGACCAGAAGGAGCGCTACGAGAAGTTCGACAAGATTCTTTGTGTCCTGTCAGATAAACTGGAACCTGTTGAAATAACCCCACAACAACCTGACCCTTGA
- the sh2d3a gene encoding breast cancer anti-estrogen resistance protein 3 isoform X2 codes for MDSMKKELEEELKLSTDDVRSHAWFHGPISRESAEALLEKEGDFLVRESSSAPGDYVLSCFWKNDPMHFKIIRVVLRPKKGYSRELFQFEEDRFDNVPALIRYYVGGRRPISQASRAVIFHPITRTLPLRVITERQANSKSNRETQSERNKRLSFSSTHVDTLQVINPLLRCGSQPANLENVGRRPSLQSAQSDSNLRAGIPQNSPSEDIGPAPISPVFRTGSEPLLSPRPRHTRPLPPGGGVTLRGSDGQLHSRAPPKPLRVSAVFPNAVPPPPTDRDDDPSSFYDELVIQVPQTQRRGHVDRLRAEEKWQSRARLTETSFGFLEAQSNEASSQLPFEKHLLKAAEEEDDWHFERPHVESSSCFQLDQFESLLLPENNRPLESSVLLSLKELFNRADANTTALHMLSVDCQVARVIGVTPEQKRMMGVGSGLELITLPHGHQLRQDLLERHHLLALGVAVDILGCTGTVSQRATCVHKLILLAQALKEHAHNLFSFSAMMKALEMPQITRLEMTWRALRRNHTESAVLFEKTLKPFMNSLNEGDDSVIQGPITIPHLVPLLMVMEGEDPVENSERGCQLLYNVLQSARSVALHAKEYQQHAHSLLTGGWEPIPELLEAFRTEFALRLFWGQSGAEADQKERYEKFDKILCVLSDKLEPVEITPQQPDP; via the exons ATGGATTCAATGAagaaagagctggaggaggagctgaagctCAGCACTGATGATGTGAGGAGCCATGCATGGTTCCATGGACCAATCAGCAGAGAG TCTGCAGAGGCTCTGTTGGAGAAAGAAGGAGACTTCCTGGTCCGTGAGTCAAGTTCTGCTCCTGGTGACTACGTTTTGAGCTGTTTTTGGAAGAACGATCCAATGCACTTTAAGATCATACGAGTAGTTCTTCGGCCCAAAAAG GGCTACTCGCGGGAGCTGTTCCAGTTTGAGGAGGATCGCTTTGACAATGTTCCTGCTCTGATCCGGTACTATGTTGGCGGGCGTCGGCCCATCTCCCAGGCCTCCCGTGCTGTGATCTTCCACCCAATCACACGGACTCTTCCTCTTCGTGTCATCACTGAGCGACAGGCAAACAGCAAAAGTAACAGGGAGACACAATCTGAGCGCAACAAAAGACTCAGCTTCAGCTCTACACATGTTGACACACTGCAGGTCATCAATCCACTGCTAAG GTGTGGAAGTCAGCCTGCGAACTTGGAGAATGTGGGTCGTAGGCCGTCACTTCAGTCAGCACAATCTGACAGCAATCTACGAGCAG GTATTCCACAGAACAGTCCATCAGAGGACATTGGCCCCGCTCCCATCTCCCCAGTATTTCGTACAGGTAGCGAACCCTTGCTGAGCCCACGGCCACGGCATACACGGCCATTGCCTCCAG GAGGTGGTGTGACTTTGCGAGGTTCAGATGGACAACTACACTCCAGAGCTCCTCCTAAACCTCTCAGAGTCTCTGCTGTCTTCCCCAATGCGGTCCCCCCTCCACCCACAGACCGAGATGACGACCCCTCCTCGTTCTATGATGAGCTGGTCATTCAG gTGCCACAGACCCAGCGAAGGGGTCACGTGGATCGACTGCGTGCAGAAGAGAAGTGGCAGAGTCGGGCACGCCTCACAGAGACTTCCTTTGGCTTCCTGGAGGCGCAGAGCAATGAGGCGTCGTCCCAGCTGCCGTTTGAGAAACATCTCCTAAAGGCAGCAGAGGAAGAGGACGACTGGCATTTTGAGCGACCACAT GTGGAGTCGTCCTCCTGCTTCCAGTTGGATCAGTTTGAGTCGCTGCTTTTACCGGAGAACAACCGACCTCTGGAATCCAGCGTCCTGTTGTCACTCAAAGAGCTCTTCAACCGTGCTGATGCCAACACTACtgctctgcacatgctcagtgttgaCTGCCAG GTGGCACGTGTCATTGGAGTTACACCTGAGCAAAAGAGGATGATGGGAGTTGGATCTGGGCTGGAGCTTATCACTCTGCCACACGGGCACCAGTTACGACAGGATCTGTTGGAGAG GCATCATCTCTTAGCTCTGGGAGTTGCCGTGGACATCCTGGGCTGCACAGGGACTGTCAGCCAGAGGGCGACTTGTGTACATAAATTAATCTTATTGGCTCAGGCTCTTAAAGAACATGCCCACAACCTGTTCTCCTTCTCCGCCATGATGAAAGCTCTAGAAATGCCTCAG atAACGCGGCTGGAGATGACGTGGAGAGCCCTTAGGAGGAACCACACCGAGAGTGCAGTTTTGTTTGAGAAGACACTTAAACCCTTTATGAACTCACTCAATGAGGGAGATG ACTCTGTGATCCAGGGTCCCATAACCATCCCACATCTGGTGCCTCTGCTGATGGTGATGGAGGGCGAGGACCCGGTGGAGAACAGTGAGCGAGGCTGTCAGCTCCTCTACAATGTCCTCCAATCAGCTCGCAGTGTTGCACTCCACGCCAAAGAATATCAGCAGCATGCACACTCTCTGCTCACAG GAGGCTGGGAGCCGATTCCTGAGCTGCTCGAGGCTTTCCGGACAGAGTTTGCACTGCGGCTCTTCTGGGGTCAATCTGGGGCAGAGGCGGACCAGAAGGAGCGCTACGAGAAGTTCGACAAGATTCTTTGTGTCCTGTCAGATAAACTGGAACCTGTTGAAATAACCCCACAACAACCTGACCCTTGA